The DNA sequence AGGCAAAGTTCACCACGCCGAGCACTGGGCTCGCCAGGCCGGCGTCGATCTGGACGCCTCCTACTTTTACACCGACTCCTACTCCGATCTGCCCATGCTCCGGCGCGTGGGACACCCCCGGGTGGTCAACCCCGACCCGCGCCTGCGCAAAGAAGCACTGCGCCGGGGCTGGACCATCGAAGACTGGTCGCGCCCCGGCCTCTGAGCCCCCTCTCCATACGCGCTATACCAGCTCGCCGGCGTCGGCCCGGGCGCGCACCAGCGCCCCGGCCACCTCGGCCAGGAGCCCCTCCACCTCAAAGGGCTTCTGCACGATGCTCACCGCCCCCAGCCGACGAGCCTCGGTGTGGATGTCCACATCATTGACCGCCGTGACCAACACCACCGGCGGTCGCACCCGGCTCTCCCTTAACCCCATCAAGAGATCGAGTCCGCTGAAGTTGGGCATGTTAATGTCAGCCAGAATCACATCGGGCTGGCGCACCGTCTGCCGATACACCTCGCAGGCCGCCACATAATTAAGCGCCTCAATCCCGTCGCCGAGCTCCACCACATCCACGCCGGCGTCCCGCAGCAGGAGCGCGATCAACTCGCGTACCGGCTCATCGTCCTCCACCAGCAGCACGCAGGTGCCCTCGATCCGGCGGCTCGCCACGGGCGACATCGGCCCATCCCCCGGACCGCCCTCTCCTTCTCTCCGACCTGTCGTCATCGCCTTACCCTCGTTCGTTGCATCCCTCATGCCTTCGCTCACGCGCCCTCCCCGACCCCGTCTGGCTGCAACAGCACCTCAGGCAGCTATCTTCCGAGACCTTCCGTTAAGTTTTTAAACATTTACAACCACTTACAACCGCCGCAAACGCACCGGAAAACGCACGTCATGAAGCGCGCCGCTTTCCATGTCCATCAAAATGACCCCGTCGCATTCATACGCGCACAGATACTCCAGCATCTGCCGCCGGGTGGCGGAGTTGCGGATCGAGGGGGCTCGTTTACCGGTCTTAACCTCCACCACATAGCGCTTGCCGGCGCGCTCGACAACCCAGTCGGCCATCAAACGCACGACTTCCTCCCCATCGTCGATTCCCACCACCCAATCGCGTACGGCCTGCTCCTCGATCAGCTCATAGCCCTCACGCTCCAGCCATCGGCCAGCACGCTCCTCAGCGCTGCGGGCGCGCCGCCCCCTGCGCCGGGCCACGAAGCGACGCCAGCGCCGGCGCAGCGCCCGCACGATCGCCCAGAACACCAGCGCGCAGATCAGCGCGACGCCGAGCGCGGTTTCGACCACGCCCAGCTCCAACATCTGCGCTGTTTTCTCAATCAGCTCAACGACGCGCGCTATCACGCTCTACGCCTCCGGCGCCCCCGGACCATCAAAGATGCGATCAACACGCTCCAGACCCAGCCTCCGGGTGCGCCTTTGCCCGCCTGCGCACACCCGCCTGTGGCGACCTCCTCGGGAGCATCCTCCTCGTCGGGTGCCTCAACCGGCAGACGCCCGCGAACGCTGATCACGGCGTCCTCCCCAATCCCCTGGCTGGCCACCAGATACACCGGCGCATCCGCCGGCCCAACAGCCAGCGACTGCCCCACTTCCAGACTCTCGTACCCCGCCGAGGGCCCCTGCCCGCCGCGTAGCACCGCCAGCCGGGCCGAGGGCCAGCCTTCGACCTCGGCCAGCGTCACCGTCATCGGCTGCTCCACCTCCCAGCGGGCAAAGCGCGCGCTGAACGCGTCAACGTTCTGCTCCCAGTTAAAGGGCGCCCCCCCGGGAAGGCTCACCACCTCCACCTCGTCAAAGCGCGCGGCGTCGGCGTAGCCCTCGTCTGCCAGAGCCCGCTGGCCGGTGAAGAGGTTGTAGATCGCAAAGAGCTCCACGGCGGCCTCGGCGTCCCCGAAGCTCGCGTCGAGTTCGGCGAGCAGCGCCTCCTCAAAGCTGCCCCCCTGCGCAAAACGCTCGGCCACCGCCGCCACGCTCTGCTGCCCGAGGATCGTCTCCAGGTAATAAAAAAAGATGCCCGCCCCGTAAGCAAACCCATCCGAAGGCCCGCGCGCCCGGTCATTGAGGCTACGGGCCGGCTCGGCAAAGTAGTAGCCCGCCAGACGCTCAAAATCGTCCTGCTCCGGGTACACCACCTCTTCAAACCAGCTCGCGCTTCCCTCCGAAGCCCACACCGGCCAGTCGGCGCGGTAGGCCGCCTGCACCGCGTGAAAGAGCTCATGGCTGACCACGATCTTCACCGCCAGCTCCCGCGAGGGGTAGTAGAGCGGCACAAAGGCATGATCGAGCATCGCGTAGCCCGCGCAGCGCTCCACGGCGCCGTTGAGGCAGTACTCGGCCACGTACTGCCCGTCGCCGGCCTCAAAATTGTAGAGGTAGATATCAAAACGCCCGTCGCCCCCGTCGTCGGCGCCGGCCGGATAGATCTCGGCGTCGCTCAGCGGCAGACGCAGCCCGTAATCTTCCACCGACGCGAACATCGCATCCCCCACCTCAGCCACCATCCGGGCGATCTCCGGCTCCTCCCCCCCCGGTGCCAGACGTGGCGAGGCGTGCGGGCCCTCCGCGGCCCACCAGACCCGGACGTAGCCCGCCGGACTGTCCAGGTAGTCGGCCTCCACCGCCCCGTAACTCAGCGGATGTTCGGGCGCGGTGGGACGCAACGCCTGCGCTTCGC is a window from the Lujinxingia litoralis genome containing:
- a CDS encoding MXAN_6640 family putative metalloprotease, with the translated sequence MGVWSTQGAALAACAGLMMGTLSEAQALRPTAPEHPLSYGAVEADYLDSPAGYVRVWWAAEGPHASPRLAPGGEEPEIARMVAEVGDAMFASVEDYGLRLPLSDAEIYPAGADDGGDGRFDIYLYNFEAGDGQYVAEYCLNGAVERCAGYAMLDHAFVPLYYPSRELAVKIVVSHELFHAVQAAYRADWPVWASEGSASWFEEVVYPEQDDFERLAGYYFAEPARSLNDRARGPSDGFAYGAGIFFYYLETILGQQSVAAVAERFAQGGSFEEALLAELDASFGDAEAAVELFAIYNLFTGQRALADEGYADAARFDEVEVVSLPGGAPFNWEQNVDAFSARFARWEVEQPMTVTLAEVEGWPSARLAVLRGGQGPSAGYESLEVGQSLAVGPADAPVYLVASQGIGEDAVISVRGRLPVEAPDEEDAPEEVATGGCAQAGKGAPGGWVWSVLIASLMVRGRRRRRA
- a CDS encoding response regulator, which encodes MSPVASRRIEGTCVLLVEDDEPVRELIALLLRDAGVDVVELGDGIEALNYVAACEVYRQTVRQPDVILADINMPNFSGLDLLMGLRESRVRPPVVLVTAVNDVDIHTEARRLGAVSIVQKPFEVEGLLAEVAGALVRARADAGELV